A section of the Phacochoerus africanus isolate WHEZ1 chromosome 4, ROS_Pafr_v1, whole genome shotgun sequence genome encodes:
- the SSBP4 gene encoding single-stranded DNA-binding protein 4 isoform X6: MYAKGGKGSAVPSDSQAREKLALYVYEYLLHVGAQKSAQTFLSEIRWEKNITLGEPPGFLHSWWCVFWDLYCAAPDRREACEHSSEAKAFQDYSTTAAPSPVMGGMAASDAMASGPMAPGFFQPFMSPRFPGGPRPTLRMPSQPPVGLPGSQPLLPGAMDPSPRAQGHSSMGPMQRVTPPRGMTSVGPQSYGGGMRPPPNSLAGPGLPTMNMGPGVRGPWASPSGNSIPYSSSSPGSYTGPPGGGGPPGTPIMPSPGDSTNSSENMYTIMNPIGPAAGRANFPLGPGPEGPMAAMSAMEPHHVNGSLGSGDLDGLPKSSPGAVAGLSNTPGTPRDDGEMAAAGTFLHPFPSESYSPGMTMSV; the protein is encoded by the exons GTTGGCGCTGTATGTGTATGAGTACCTGCTGCACGTTGGTGCCCAGAAGTCAGCCCAGACCTTCCTGTCTGAG ATCCGATGGGAGAAGAACATTACGCTGGGGGAGCCCCCAGGCTTCCTGCATTCCTGGTGGTG CGTGTTCTGGGACTTATACTGTGCAGCGCCCGACCGCAGAGAGGCATGTGAGCACTCGAGTGAAGCCAAGGCCTTCCAGGACTAT AGCACTACAGCAGCCCCCAGCCCGGTGATGGGGGGCATGGCCGCCAGTGATGCAATGGCATCGGGCCCCATGGCACCCGGCTTCTTCCAG CCCTTCATGTCACCGCGGTTCCCAGGGGGCCCCCGGCCCACCCTGCGGATGCCGAGTCAG CCTCCCGTGGGCCTCCCcggctcccagcccctcctccctggcgCCATGGACCCCTCCCCGCGTGCTCAGG GGCATTCGAGCATGGGCCCGATGCAGAGGGTGACACCTCCTCGAGGCATGACCAGCGTGGGGCCCCAG AGCTACGGAGGTGGCATGCGGCCCCCACCTAACTCTCTTGCTGGCCCGGGTTTGCCCACCATGAACAT GGGACCCGGAGTGCGCGGTCCATGGGCCAGCCCCAGCGGCAACTCG ATCCcctactcctcctcctctcctggcaGCTACACG GGACCCCCAGGAGGAGGTGGGCCCCCTGGAACACCCATCATGCCAAGTCCTGGAG ACTCCACCAACTCCAGTGAGAACATGTACACCATCATGAACCCCATCGGGCCGGCCGCTGGCAGGGCTAAT TTCCCGCTTGGCCCTGGTCCGGAGGGCCCCATGGCCGCCATGAGTGCGATGGAGCCCCACCACGTCAACGGATCCCTGG GCTCGGGCGATCTGGACGGGTTGCCGAAG AGCTCCCCCGGCGCTGTGGCCGGCCTGAGCAACACCCCGGGCACCCCGCGGGACGACGGTGAGATGGCGGCCGCCGGGACCTTCCTGCACCCGTTCCCGAGCGAAAGC TACTCCCCCGGGATGACCATGAGCGTGTGA
- the SSBP4 gene encoding single-stranded DNA-binding protein 4 isoform X4: protein MYAKGGKGSAVPSDSQAREKLALYVYEYLLHVGAQKSAQTFLSEIRWEKNITLGEPPGFLHSWWCVFWDLYCAAPDRREACEHSSEAKAFQDYSTTAAPSPVMGGMAASDAMASGPMAPGFFQGPPGSQPPPHNPNAPMMGPHVQPFMSPRFPGGPRPTLRMPSQPPVGLPGSQPLLPGAMDPSPRAQGHSSMGPMQRVTPPRGMTSVGPQSYGGGMRPPPNSLAGPGLPTMNMGPGVRGPWASPSGNSIPYSSSSPGSYTGPPGGGGPPGTPIMPSPGDSTNSSENMYTIMNPIGPAAGRANFPLGPGPEGPMAAMSAMEPHHVNGSLGSGDLDGLPKSSPGAVAGLSNTPGTPRDDGEMAAAGTFLHPFPSESYSPGMTMSV from the exons GTTGGCGCTGTATGTGTATGAGTACCTGCTGCACGTTGGTGCCCAGAAGTCAGCCCAGACCTTCCTGTCTGAG ATCCGATGGGAGAAGAACATTACGCTGGGGGAGCCCCCAGGCTTCCTGCATTCCTGGTGGTG CGTGTTCTGGGACTTATACTGTGCAGCGCCCGACCGCAGAGAGGCATGTGAGCACTCGAGTGAAGCCAAGGCCTTCCAGGACTAT AGCACTACAGCAGCCCCCAGCCCGGTGATGGGGGGCATGGCCGCCAGTGATGCAATGGCATCGGGCCCCATGGCACCCGGCTTCTTCCAG GGCCCCCCAGGctcccagcctcccccccacAACCCCAACGCCCCCATGATGGGGCCTCATGTGCAG CCCTTCATGTCACCGCGGTTCCCAGGGGGCCCCCGGCCCACCCTGCGGATGCCGAGTCAG CCTCCCGTGGGCCTCCCcggctcccagcccctcctccctggcgCCATGGACCCCTCCCCGCGTGCTCAGG GGCATTCGAGCATGGGCCCGATGCAGAGGGTGACACCTCCTCGAGGCATGACCAGCGTGGGGCCCCAG AGCTACGGAGGTGGCATGCGGCCCCCACCTAACTCTCTTGCTGGCCCGGGTTTGCCCACCATGAACAT GGGACCCGGAGTGCGCGGTCCATGGGCCAGCCCCAGCGGCAACTCG ATCCcctactcctcctcctctcctggcaGCTACACG GGACCCCCAGGAGGAGGTGGGCCCCCTGGAACACCCATCATGCCAAGTCCTGGAG ACTCCACCAACTCCAGTGAGAACATGTACACCATCATGAACCCCATCGGGCCGGCCGCTGGCAGGGCTAAT TTCCCGCTTGGCCCTGGTCCGGAGGGCCCCATGGCCGCCATGAGTGCGATGGAGCCCCACCACGTCAACGGATCCCTGG GCTCGGGCGATCTGGACGGGTTGCCGAAG AGCTCCCCCGGCGCTGTGGCCGGCCTGAGCAACACCCCGGGCACCCCGCGGGACGACGGTGAGATGGCGGCCGCCGGGACCTTCCTGCACCCGTTCCCGAGCGAAAGC TACTCCCCCGGGATGACCATGAGCGTGTGA
- the SSBP4 gene encoding single-stranded DNA-binding protein 4 isoform X7, translating into MGEEHYAGGAPRLPAFLVVSTTAAPSPVMGGMAASDAMASGPMAPGFFQGPPGSQPPPHNPNAPMMGPHVQPFMSPRFPGGPRPTLRMPSQPPVGLPGSQPLLPGAMDPSPRAQGHSSMGPMQRVTPPRGMTSVGPQSYGGGMRPPPNSLAGPGLPTMNMGPGVRGPWASPSGNSIPYSSSSPGSYTGPPGGGGPPGTPIMPSPGDSTNSSENMYTIMNPIGPAAGRANFPLGPGPEGPMAAMSAMEPHHVNGSLGSGDLDGLPKSSPGAVAGLSNTPGTPRDDGEMAAAGTFLHPFPSESVSDCVDSPPAAASGRRGLAGRPRRGGRGARARP; encoded by the exons ATGGGAGAAGAACATTACGCTGGGGGAGCCCCCAGGCTTCCTGCATTCCTGGTGGTG AGCACTACAGCAGCCCCCAGCCCGGTGATGGGGGGCATGGCCGCCAGTGATGCAATGGCATCGGGCCCCATGGCACCCGGCTTCTTCCAG GGCCCCCCAGGctcccagcctcccccccacAACCCCAACGCCCCCATGATGGGGCCTCATGTGCAG CCCTTCATGTCACCGCGGTTCCCAGGGGGCCCCCGGCCCACCCTGCGGATGCCGAGTCAG CCTCCCGTGGGCCTCCCcggctcccagcccctcctccctggcgCCATGGACCCCTCCCCGCGTGCTCAGG GGCATTCGAGCATGGGCCCGATGCAGAGGGTGACACCTCCTCGAGGCATGACCAGCGTGGGGCCCCAG AGCTACGGAGGTGGCATGCGGCCCCCACCTAACTCTCTTGCTGGCCCGGGTTTGCCCACCATGAACAT GGGACCCGGAGTGCGCGGTCCATGGGCCAGCCCCAGCGGCAACTCG ATCCcctactcctcctcctctcctggcaGCTACACG GGACCCCCAGGAGGAGGTGGGCCCCCTGGAACACCCATCATGCCAAGTCCTGGAG ACTCCACCAACTCCAGTGAGAACATGTACACCATCATGAACCCCATCGGGCCGGCCGCTGGCAGGGCTAAT TTCCCGCTTGGCCCTGGTCCGGAGGGCCCCATGGCCGCCATGAGTGCGATGGAGCCCCACCACGTCAACGGATCCCTGG GCTCGGGCGATCTGGACGGGTTGCCGAAG AGCTCCCCCGGCGCTGTGGCCGGCCTGAGCAACACCCCGGGCACCCCGCGGGACGACGGTGAGATGGCGGCCGCCGGGACCTTCCTGCACCCGTTCCCGAGCGAAAGCGTAAGCGACTGCGTCGACTCCCCCCCCGCGGCGGCGTCGGGCCGGAGGGGCCTGGCGGGCAGACCCCGGCGGGGCGGCCGGGGGGCCAGAGCAAGACCGTGA
- the SSBP4 gene encoding single-stranded DNA-binding protein 4 isoform X8 gives MGEEHYAGGAPRLPAFLVVSTTAAPSPVMGGMAASDAMASGPMAPGFFQPFMSPRFPGGPRPTLRMPSQPPVGLPGSQPLLPGAMDPSPRAQGHSSMGPMQRVTPPRGMTSVGPQSYGGGMRPPPNSLAGPGLPTMNMGPGVRGPWASPSGNSIPYSSSSPGSYTGPPGGGGPPGTPIMPSPGDSTNSSENMYTIMNPIGPAAGRANFPLGPGPEGPMAAMSAMEPHHVNGSLGSGDLDGLPKSSPGAVAGLSNTPGTPRDDGEMAAAGTFLHPFPSESVSDCVDSPPAAASGRRGLAGRPRRGGRGARARP, from the exons ATGGGAGAAGAACATTACGCTGGGGGAGCCCCCAGGCTTCCTGCATTCCTGGTGGTG AGCACTACAGCAGCCCCCAGCCCGGTGATGGGGGGCATGGCCGCCAGTGATGCAATGGCATCGGGCCCCATGGCACCCGGCTTCTTCCAG CCCTTCATGTCACCGCGGTTCCCAGGGGGCCCCCGGCCCACCCTGCGGATGCCGAGTCAG CCTCCCGTGGGCCTCCCcggctcccagcccctcctccctggcgCCATGGACCCCTCCCCGCGTGCTCAGG GGCATTCGAGCATGGGCCCGATGCAGAGGGTGACACCTCCTCGAGGCATGACCAGCGTGGGGCCCCAG AGCTACGGAGGTGGCATGCGGCCCCCACCTAACTCTCTTGCTGGCCCGGGTTTGCCCACCATGAACAT GGGACCCGGAGTGCGCGGTCCATGGGCCAGCCCCAGCGGCAACTCG ATCCcctactcctcctcctctcctggcaGCTACACG GGACCCCCAGGAGGAGGTGGGCCCCCTGGAACACCCATCATGCCAAGTCCTGGAG ACTCCACCAACTCCAGTGAGAACATGTACACCATCATGAACCCCATCGGGCCGGCCGCTGGCAGGGCTAAT TTCCCGCTTGGCCCTGGTCCGGAGGGCCCCATGGCCGCCATGAGTGCGATGGAGCCCCACCACGTCAACGGATCCCTGG GCTCGGGCGATCTGGACGGGTTGCCGAAG AGCTCCCCCGGCGCTGTGGCCGGCCTGAGCAACACCCCGGGCACCCCGCGGGACGACGGTGAGATGGCGGCCGCCGGGACCTTCCTGCACCCGTTCCCGAGCGAAAGCGTAAGCGACTGCGTCGACTCCCCCCCCGCGGCGGCGTCGGGCCGGAGGGGCCTGGCGGGCAGACCCCGGCGGGGCGGCCGGGGGGCCAGAGCAAGACCGTGA
- the SSBP4 gene encoding single-stranded DNA-binding protein 4 isoform X5 yields the protein MCMSTCCTLVPRSQPRPSCLRSDGRRTLRWGSPQASCIPGGAPDRREACEHSSEAKAFQDYSTTAAPSPVMGGMAASDAMASGPMAPGFFQGPPGSQPPPHNPNAPMMGPHVQPFMSPRFPGGPRPTLRMPSQPPVGLPGSQPLLPGAMDPSPRAQGHSSMGPMQRVTPPRGMTSVGPQSYGGGMRPPPNSLAGPGLPTMNMGPGVRGPWASPSGNSIPYSSSSPGSYTGPPGGGGPPGTPIMPSPGDSTNSSENMYTIMNPIGPAAGRANFPLGPGPEGPMAAMSAMEPHHVNGSLGSGDLDGLPKSSPGAVAGLSNTPGTPRDDGEMAAAGTFLHPFPSESVSDCVDSPPAAASGRRGLAGRPRRGGRGARARP from the exons ATGTGTATGAGTACCTGCTGCACGTTGGTGCCCAGAAGTCAGCCCAGACCTTCCTGTCTGAG ATCCGATGGGAGAAGAACATTACGCTGGGGGAGCCCCCAGGCTTCCTGCATTCCTGGTGGTG CGCCCGACCGCAGAGAGGCATGTGAGCACTCGAGTGAAGCCAAGGCCTTCCAGGACTAT AGCACTACAGCAGCCCCCAGCCCGGTGATGGGGGGCATGGCCGCCAGTGATGCAATGGCATCGGGCCCCATGGCACCCGGCTTCTTCCAG GGCCCCCCAGGctcccagcctcccccccacAACCCCAACGCCCCCATGATGGGGCCTCATGTGCAG CCCTTCATGTCACCGCGGTTCCCAGGGGGCCCCCGGCCCACCCTGCGGATGCCGAGTCAG CCTCCCGTGGGCCTCCCcggctcccagcccctcctccctggcgCCATGGACCCCTCCCCGCGTGCTCAGG GGCATTCGAGCATGGGCCCGATGCAGAGGGTGACACCTCCTCGAGGCATGACCAGCGTGGGGCCCCAG AGCTACGGAGGTGGCATGCGGCCCCCACCTAACTCTCTTGCTGGCCCGGGTTTGCCCACCATGAACAT GGGACCCGGAGTGCGCGGTCCATGGGCCAGCCCCAGCGGCAACTCG ATCCcctactcctcctcctctcctggcaGCTACACG GGACCCCCAGGAGGAGGTGGGCCCCCTGGAACACCCATCATGCCAAGTCCTGGAG ACTCCACCAACTCCAGTGAGAACATGTACACCATCATGAACCCCATCGGGCCGGCCGCTGGCAGGGCTAAT TTCCCGCTTGGCCCTGGTCCGGAGGGCCCCATGGCCGCCATGAGTGCGATGGAGCCCCACCACGTCAACGGATCCCTGG GCTCGGGCGATCTGGACGGGTTGCCGAAG AGCTCCCCCGGCGCTGTGGCCGGCCTGAGCAACACCCCGGGCACCCCGCGGGACGACGGTGAGATGGCGGCCGCCGGGACCTTCCTGCACCCGTTCCCGAGCGAAAGCGTAAGCGACTGCGTCGACTCCCCCCCCGCGGCGGCGTCGGGCCGGAGGGGCCTGGCGGGCAGACCCCGGCGGGGCGGCCGGGGGGCCAGAGCAAGACCGTGA
- the SSBP4 gene encoding single-stranded DNA-binding protein 4 isoform X1, with translation MYAKGGKGSAVPSDSQAREKLALYVYEYLLHVGAQKSAQTFLSEIRWEKNITLGEPPGFLHSWWCVFWDLYCAAPDRREACEHSSEAKAFQDYSTTAAPSPVMGGMAASDAMASGPMAPGFFQGPPGSQPPPHNPNAPMMGPHVQPFMSPRFPGGPRPTLRMPSQPPVGLPGSQPLLPGAMDPSPRAQGHSSMGPMQRVTPPRGMTSVGPQSYGGGMRPPPNSLAGPGLPTMNMGPGVRGPWASPSGNSIPYSSSSPGSYTGPPGGGGPPGTPIMPSPGDSTNSSENMYTIMNPIGPAAGRANFPLGPGPEGPMAAMSAMEPHHVNGSLGSGDLDGLPKSSPGAVAGLSNTPGTPRDDGEMAAAGTFLHPFPSESVSDCVDSPPAAASGRRGLAGRPRRGGRGARARP, from the exons GTTGGCGCTGTATGTGTATGAGTACCTGCTGCACGTTGGTGCCCAGAAGTCAGCCCAGACCTTCCTGTCTGAG ATCCGATGGGAGAAGAACATTACGCTGGGGGAGCCCCCAGGCTTCCTGCATTCCTGGTGGTG CGTGTTCTGGGACTTATACTGTGCAGCGCCCGACCGCAGAGAGGCATGTGAGCACTCGAGTGAAGCCAAGGCCTTCCAGGACTAT AGCACTACAGCAGCCCCCAGCCCGGTGATGGGGGGCATGGCCGCCAGTGATGCAATGGCATCGGGCCCCATGGCACCCGGCTTCTTCCAG GGCCCCCCAGGctcccagcctcccccccacAACCCCAACGCCCCCATGATGGGGCCTCATGTGCAG CCCTTCATGTCACCGCGGTTCCCAGGGGGCCCCCGGCCCACCCTGCGGATGCCGAGTCAG CCTCCCGTGGGCCTCCCcggctcccagcccctcctccctggcgCCATGGACCCCTCCCCGCGTGCTCAGG GGCATTCGAGCATGGGCCCGATGCAGAGGGTGACACCTCCTCGAGGCATGACCAGCGTGGGGCCCCAG AGCTACGGAGGTGGCATGCGGCCCCCACCTAACTCTCTTGCTGGCCCGGGTTTGCCCACCATGAACAT GGGACCCGGAGTGCGCGGTCCATGGGCCAGCCCCAGCGGCAACTCG ATCCcctactcctcctcctctcctggcaGCTACACG GGACCCCCAGGAGGAGGTGGGCCCCCTGGAACACCCATCATGCCAAGTCCTGGAG ACTCCACCAACTCCAGTGAGAACATGTACACCATCATGAACCCCATCGGGCCGGCCGCTGGCAGGGCTAAT TTCCCGCTTGGCCCTGGTCCGGAGGGCCCCATGGCCGCCATGAGTGCGATGGAGCCCCACCACGTCAACGGATCCCTGG GCTCGGGCGATCTGGACGGGTTGCCGAAG AGCTCCCCCGGCGCTGTGGCCGGCCTGAGCAACACCCCGGGCACCCCGCGGGACGACGGTGAGATGGCGGCCGCCGGGACCTTCCTGCACCCGTTCCCGAGCGAAAGCGTAAGCGACTGCGTCGACTCCCCCCCCGCGGCGGCGTCGGGCCGGAGGGGCCTGGCGGGCAGACCCCGGCGGGGCGGCCGGGGGGCCAGAGCAAGACCGTGA
- the SSBP4 gene encoding single-stranded DNA-binding protein 4 isoform X3: protein MYAKGGKGSAVPSDSQAREKLALYVYEYLLHVGAQKSAQTFLSEIRWEKNITLGEPPGFLHSWWCVFWDLYCAAPDRREACEHSSEAKAFQDYSTTAAPSPVMGGMAASDAMASGPMAPGFFQPFMSPRFPGGPRPTLRMPSQPPVGLPGSQPLLPGAMDPSPRAQGHSSMGPMQRVTPPRGMTSVGPQSYGGGMRPPPNSLAGPGLPTMNMGPGVRGPWASPSGNSIPYSSSSPGSYTGPPGGGGPPGTPIMPSPGDSTNSSENMYTIMNPIGPAAGRANFPLGPGPEGPMAAMSAMEPHHVNGSLGSGDLDGLPKSSPGAVAGLSNTPGTPRDDGEMAAAGTFLHPFPSESVSDCVDSPPAAASGRRGLAGRPRRGGRGARARP from the exons GTTGGCGCTGTATGTGTATGAGTACCTGCTGCACGTTGGTGCCCAGAAGTCAGCCCAGACCTTCCTGTCTGAG ATCCGATGGGAGAAGAACATTACGCTGGGGGAGCCCCCAGGCTTCCTGCATTCCTGGTGGTG CGTGTTCTGGGACTTATACTGTGCAGCGCCCGACCGCAGAGAGGCATGTGAGCACTCGAGTGAAGCCAAGGCCTTCCAGGACTAT AGCACTACAGCAGCCCCCAGCCCGGTGATGGGGGGCATGGCCGCCAGTGATGCAATGGCATCGGGCCCCATGGCACCCGGCTTCTTCCAG CCCTTCATGTCACCGCGGTTCCCAGGGGGCCCCCGGCCCACCCTGCGGATGCCGAGTCAG CCTCCCGTGGGCCTCCCcggctcccagcccctcctccctggcgCCATGGACCCCTCCCCGCGTGCTCAGG GGCATTCGAGCATGGGCCCGATGCAGAGGGTGACACCTCCTCGAGGCATGACCAGCGTGGGGCCCCAG AGCTACGGAGGTGGCATGCGGCCCCCACCTAACTCTCTTGCTGGCCCGGGTTTGCCCACCATGAACAT GGGACCCGGAGTGCGCGGTCCATGGGCCAGCCCCAGCGGCAACTCG ATCCcctactcctcctcctctcctggcaGCTACACG GGACCCCCAGGAGGAGGTGGGCCCCCTGGAACACCCATCATGCCAAGTCCTGGAG ACTCCACCAACTCCAGTGAGAACATGTACACCATCATGAACCCCATCGGGCCGGCCGCTGGCAGGGCTAAT TTCCCGCTTGGCCCTGGTCCGGAGGGCCCCATGGCCGCCATGAGTGCGATGGAGCCCCACCACGTCAACGGATCCCTGG GCTCGGGCGATCTGGACGGGTTGCCGAAG AGCTCCCCCGGCGCTGTGGCCGGCCTGAGCAACACCCCGGGCACCCCGCGGGACGACGGTGAGATGGCGGCCGCCGGGACCTTCCTGCACCCGTTCCCGAGCGAAAGCGTAAGCGACTGCGTCGACTCCCCCCCCGCGGCGGCGTCGGGCCGGAGGGGCCTGGCGGGCAGACCCCGGCGGGGCGGCCGGGGGGCCAGAGCAAGACCGTGA
- the SSBP4 gene encoding single-stranded DNA-binding protein 4 isoform X2 has translation MRVHGVTVCVASSILPGSFPGWRCMCMSTCCTLVPRSQPRPSCLRSDGRRTLRWGSPQASCIPGGAPDRREACEHSSEAKAFQDYSTTAAPSPVMGGMAASDAMASGPMAPGFFQGPPGSQPPPHNPNAPMMGPHVQPFMSPRFPGGPRPTLRMPSQPPVGLPGSQPLLPGAMDPSPRAQGHSSMGPMQRVTPPRGMTSVGPQSYGGGMRPPPNSLAGPGLPTMNMGPGVRGPWASPSGNSIPYSSSSPGSYTGPPGGGGPPGTPIMPSPGDSTNSSENMYTIMNPIGPAAGRANFPLGPGPEGPMAAMSAMEPHHVNGSLGSGDLDGLPKSSPGAVAGLSNTPGTPRDDGEMAAAGTFLHPFPSESVSDCVDSPPAAASGRRGLAGRPRRGGRGARARP, from the exons GTTGGCGCTGTATGTGTATGAGTACCTGCTGCACGTTGGTGCCCAGAAGTCAGCCCAGACCTTCCTGTCTGAG ATCCGATGGGAGAAGAACATTACGCTGGGGGAGCCCCCAGGCTTCCTGCATTCCTGGTGGTG CGCCCGACCGCAGAGAGGCATGTGAGCACTCGAGTGAAGCCAAGGCCTTCCAGGACTAT AGCACTACAGCAGCCCCCAGCCCGGTGATGGGGGGCATGGCCGCCAGTGATGCAATGGCATCGGGCCCCATGGCACCCGGCTTCTTCCAG GGCCCCCCAGGctcccagcctcccccccacAACCCCAACGCCCCCATGATGGGGCCTCATGTGCAG CCCTTCATGTCACCGCGGTTCCCAGGGGGCCCCCGGCCCACCCTGCGGATGCCGAGTCAG CCTCCCGTGGGCCTCCCcggctcccagcccctcctccctggcgCCATGGACCCCTCCCCGCGTGCTCAGG GGCATTCGAGCATGGGCCCGATGCAGAGGGTGACACCTCCTCGAGGCATGACCAGCGTGGGGCCCCAG AGCTACGGAGGTGGCATGCGGCCCCCACCTAACTCTCTTGCTGGCCCGGGTTTGCCCACCATGAACAT GGGACCCGGAGTGCGCGGTCCATGGGCCAGCCCCAGCGGCAACTCG ATCCcctactcctcctcctctcctggcaGCTACACG GGACCCCCAGGAGGAGGTGGGCCCCCTGGAACACCCATCATGCCAAGTCCTGGAG ACTCCACCAACTCCAGTGAGAACATGTACACCATCATGAACCCCATCGGGCCGGCCGCTGGCAGGGCTAAT TTCCCGCTTGGCCCTGGTCCGGAGGGCCCCATGGCCGCCATGAGTGCGATGGAGCCCCACCACGTCAACGGATCCCTGG GCTCGGGCGATCTGGACGGGTTGCCGAAG AGCTCCCCCGGCGCTGTGGCCGGCCTGAGCAACACCCCGGGCACCCCGCGGGACGACGGTGAGATGGCGGCCGCCGGGACCTTCCTGCACCCGTTCCCGAGCGAAAGCGTAAGCGACTGCGTCGACTCCCCCCCCGCGGCGGCGTCGGGCCGGAGGGGCCTGGCGGGCAGACCCCGGCGGGGCGGCCGGGGGGCCAGAGCAAGACCGTGA